The DNA segment CTCTCCGGGCGCCCCGGTGTGCTCGCGAGTCCTTTTTTTATTCGGTAAGACAgcggcaggggagggggctggggaggctaCCGAttaccgggggggggggccatgGCGCATGCGCAGGGCCGGAGGTGCGCGCTGTGCTCTGCAGCGCATGCGCCGAACCGGGGGGTAATGCGCATGCGCCACTGCGGGAGGGAAGTAATGCGCGTGCGCGGGGGGATTGCGCATGCGCACTACTTCAGTGATGGTTTATGGGAGGACGTACACTATAACAAGACCGCAAATAACCGCATTACGGATGTTTTATAGCGGGTTTAGTAAATTATAGGCATTAAATAAATTACAAGGTTTTTTGTAACCCGTGGGGGAAGCCTGGAACCGCTGGTTCCCCCTTATTTTTTACCACCCCTAACGTAAACAGCGGGTTTGTTTACGGTAGGACCTACAGAAACCCACCATGGGCCGTTCCTCCAAGGATAAGCGCGATATCTATTACCGCCTGGCCAAGGAGGAGGGATGGCGCGCCCGCAGCGCCTTCAAGCTGCTCCAGCTCGACCAGCGCTTCCAGCTCTTTCAGGGTATGGGGTTACTGGGAGGGGGACCcaggggcccgggggggggggcccagggATCCGGGGAGGGGGACCCCCAGTGACCGGTGTCACCCAGGCGTGCAACGCGCCGTGGATCTCTGCGCGGCCCCCGGGAGCTGGAGCCAGGTGCTGAGCCGCAAgctgaggtgggtgttggtggggggactgggagtcccagtttgggggtgctggagggACTGGGAGTCACAGCTTGGGGGCTAGAGGGGCTGAGGGGCTCTGGAGGGACTGGGAGTCTTCAtttggggggctgaggggaactGGGAGTCCCAGTTTGGGGGACTCTGGGGGACCGGGATTCCCAGTCTGGGGGGGCTGAGGTTGGCTGGGGGTACTGGGAGTCCCAGTCTGGGGAGCTGAGGGAGACTGGGGGAACTGGGAGTCACAgtttgggggctgggggggctggtttgggggggctggggggactgggagTCCCAGATTGGAGGGACTGACAGGGACTGGGTGTCCCAGTTGGAAGGACTGGGGAGGCTCTGGGAGGACTGTGAGTCCCagtttggggggggctgagggggactGGGAGTCCCAGTTTGGGGGCCTGGGAGAGCTTGGGGGGTGTAttttgggggtccctggagcagctgtgaggagcagcagtGGGGGGAGATTGGGGGGCGCcgggggtggtttgggggtcAGGGTGGATGtgggggggtactgggggtcccagaggggTAATGGGAGTCCCAGGGGGTTATTGGGGGTTGACCGCCCTCCAGGGGGGCCCCGGGGTCCCCGGTGCAGGTGGTGGCGGTGGATCTCCAGGCCATGGCCCCCCTCCCGGGGGTGCTGCAGATCCAGGGGGACATCACCAaggtgggtgcccccccccaaaaccctccacagccccccccaaaccccccatccccagggtgGGTCCTGCTTCTACGGACCCTCCCAAACCCCTATAgccccctgtgaccccccccaGACCCATGGGGagcccccatttcccccccagggcccccccaacccctatttatcccccccaggcccccccaaaccctccacAGCTGCCCCAAACCCCCATGCCATGCCCCCCCACaaacccccccatccccaacgTGGGTCCTGCCCCTACAAACCCTCCCCAACCCCTGTAGCCCTCCGTgatccccccagcaccccatttATCCCCCCCCAgggcgcccccagcccccacttATCCCTCTCaggcccccccaaatccccatttccccccccccacgggcacccccagaccccaattctcccccccaccccccccctcaGAGACACCCCCAACCTTCCATTTCCCCCCAAGACTCCATATCTCCCTCTGGGGACCCCCATTTCTCCCCCCGtttgccccccctccccaggtctCCACGGCCCAGGAGATCCAACGCCACTTCGAGGGGCAGCCGGCCGACCTGGTGGTCTGCGACGGGGCCCCTGATGGTGAGTTTTGGGGGGGCTGGAAGTTGGGGGGGGGCTTTTAACCCCACTGAACCCCAAATTCCACACACATCCCCCCCAGTGACGGGGCTGCATGACCTGGACGAATACATCCAAGCTCAGCTACTGTTGGCGGTAAGTGAGGTTAAATCCCCCGCCAACCCCCCAGTGAGACCCCCACACAgtccctgggggtcccctgACCCGGGggggacaccccaaaacccccacattCCCCCCCAAAACTCCttcgggggggggtgtgtgtgtcttaACTCCACCAGGCGCTGAACATCACCACCCACGTCTTGAAAAAAGGGGGCACCTTTGTGGCTAAAGTAAGTCCGTGTTGGGGGTGGGGTCAGTGTGggggcccccccacccccaaaaaggGGTGcgctgaccccccccccacccccagattTTCCGGGGAAAGGAGGTGACGCTGCTCTACGCCCAACTGCGCCTCTTCTTCCCCGACGTCACCTGCGCCAAGCCCCGCAGCAGCCGCAACTCCAGCATCGGTGAggaccaccccccccccccggctttTTGGGGAACCCCCCCGGCTTTTGGGGAACCCCCCAACACCTCCCCTGTAtcatccccacccccccagagGCTTTCGTCGTCTGCCGTGGTTACAGCCCCCCCGAAGGCTACGTCCCCACCATGGACAACCCCCTGCTTGACCCCGATGCTGGTgaggttttgggggggtccctgaggtTTTGGGGTCTCCggggggattttggggtctCTGGCTGTCCCTTGTGGGGGTTGGCGGGTCCCTGGGTGCATTTTGGGGGAGATACTGGGTACTTTTTGGAGGGGTTCTGAGAGGATTTTGGGGTgtctgggaggttgggggattctggggtggggggttgtccttgggggctttgggggtcGCTGGAGGGGGTTTGTGGATTTTGGGGGGGCGGGTccttggaggggaaggggtttggggggtccctagATGGTTTTGGGGTCTTTGAGGGATATTGGGGTGTCCCTGGAGGGATTTTGAGAGggtctggggaagggggaggttGGCAGGTCCTTAGGgagtttggggggtccctggaggGATCattgggggggtttgggggggtccttaagggatactggggggggggggtccctggaggGATTTGGAGCGAGTCCTTGGGGGGCTTTTGGGGTATCTCTGGGAAGTCTGGGGGGGTCCCTAGGGAGGTTTTGGGGATCTTTAAGGGATATTGCGGGGTTCcctgggggctttgggggtctgtggagggatttggggggtcctTGGGGTTTTTGGGATATCTctggggattttgggggtcTCTAGGGTGTCCTTGGGGGGGATTGGTGGGTCCCTagggatttgggggtggggggggctgtcCCTGGGGAGTGGGGGATTCCTTGGGGCATTTTGGGATCCTCGGGGGGGTGTccctgggcagggggtgggggggttttgggggctggggggtccctggtggTTTGGGGCCCCCCCTCATGTGTTGtatgtcccccctcccccaggccTGGCCCTGTCCCAGCTCTCGGGCCCCTCGCGGGTGATCGTCCCCTTCGTGGCCTGCGGCGACCTGAGCGCCTACGACCCCGACCGCACCTACCCCCTGCAGGTACTGGGGTAAACTGGGAGctactggggggcactggggaaaCCGTGGGAACCCTTAGAGCCTCCTGCAAGGCCTGGaatgaactgggaggcactagGAGGGTCTTGGGAGACCCTCTTTTAGGTATGGGGTGGCACTGGGAAATACGGGGAGGGTACTGGGATATAGTGGGAGAGTACTGGGGGTCCCTATAGGATCTCCTGTCTATATATTGCCGGTTTAGGGCGGCACTAGGATATACTGGGAGCATGGTAGGAGACCCTTTATCTGCCTCTTGTGGTTATGGGGTGGTACTGGGAGAACCTGTATCTACTCCCTGCGGTTACTGGGgggaactgggatatactgggagaAATCCTATGAGTTTTTTGCAGAAATTGAGGTTACTGGGATACACTGGGAGGTACTGGGAGATGCTTTACCTACAGCTATGGTTGTGGGGCGGGAGGAACTGGGGGACTCCCTCAGCCTCCAGCACTGGTGAGATatactgggaggaactgggagctcctctcccccccccagCTGGCCCCGGAGAAGCCCTACAGCTAcgtgcccccccccgcgccccccatcGCCCCCCCCTACGCCCGGGCGTGCTTCCTGCGCCGCCACCAGCGGCTGGCGGGAGGGCGGGGGCCCTCgtgcgaggaggaggagggagcctTGTGCGAGGAAGGACCCTCgtgcgaggaggaggagggagcctTGTGCAAGGAAGGACCCTCgtgcgaggaggaggagggaccCTTGTGTGAGGAAGGACCCTTGTGCGAGGAGGGGGAGGGACCCTCGTGCGAGGAGACACGCGTGCAAGCCCCCTCgtgtgaggaagaggaagcCCCCCTGTGCAAGGAAGGCCCCTCCCGTGCCGAGGTGAGCGTGCGAGGCCCCGCgtgcgaggaggaggaggaaggcccCTCGTGCGAGGACCTGTGTCGCCTCAGCCTCTTGGGTTGAGAGACCCGTGCGAGGCCGTCCCCTCGTGCAAACCCTCGCACACGCGCGTGCGACACCCCCCCCTCCAataaacacccccccccccttttttacTCCACCCACCGTGGCGCTGCAGCAGCGTTTATTCCACCAAAGGGAgagatttggggggggttgggggtgtccctggggatttgggggggcccatggggggggtttgggggggtccccggggatttggggggcccgggggggggatttgggggggtcaCTCCTTGCCGCGGGACGCCTCGGCGTTGGCTCGCAGCACGGCCCCCGGGCTGGGGTAGGGGCGTTGTTGGAAGAGGGGCCCGGCCGCCGTCGTATCGGCCCCCGTCTTCGCCTCGTTCCGCTTGGGGAGCCCCGTTGACCACGTCCCCCTGGTGAAAATATGGGGGGGAAGGGTCACAAGGGGTCCCCCAATAATTTAGGACCCCCCtaaacccccccccaaatgaCTTACCGGGGGGCGTCCGAGTAGGCGCTGGGGTCCATGGGGTCCAGCTCCTCGTCCTTGCGGCTGCCTTTTGGGgtgggaaaagggggggggggggggttggcgTGGCTCAAATTTGGGgtaacccccccccaaaacagtCGCAGCCCCACCCCAAATTGAGGgggggtcccccacccccccaaacgcacCTTTCTTGCTCTTGGGGTACGGCGCCAGCTCGTCGCGCCGGTGGAAGCGCCGCTCTCGGGGGGGCTCCTCCTTCTCGTAGCCCCGCTCGGGGGGTTCCTCAGGTTCTGCTGGTGccaaaatggggggggggagggggcctgggggtcaggggaagggggagggacacacaccccccaaacccccccccccgattTGGGGGACACCCCCCCTGGACTCACCTTGCCCCCCCTTGGGTCTCTTGGCGGCTTTGGTGATGACGGAGTTGGGGTCGTTCGGGGACAACCACGACACCAGGTCGCTCTCCACGTTCCAGTAGTAGGGCAGCCCGCTGTGGGGCCGGGTGGATCCTATAGCGGGCCCTATAGGGGCCCTACAGCCCCTATAGCGCCCAGGGAAGGTTTCTACAGCCCCCATAGCCCCGGAAAGGGGCCCTATAACTCCTGTAGTGCCCAAGAAAGGTTCTTACAGCCCTTGCGGCGGGGCCCTATAGCCGCTATAGTGCCCAAGAAAGGTTCCTATAGCCCTGGGAAGGGGTCCTACAGCCCCTATAGTGCCCATCACAGCTCTCTATAACTCCTATAGGACCCAAGAAAGGTCTTTATGGCACCTGGAAATGGTGCCTATAGCTTTTATAGTGTCCAAGTGAAGGTTCCTATGGCTGTTGTAGCCCCTGAAAAGGGGACCTAAGTTCCTAAGAAGGCTCCTATAGCCTGTGGGAAGGCGCCCTATAGCCCCCTATAGTGCTCAAGAATGGTTGCTACAGCCCCTATAGCATCTGGGAAGGGTCCTTACAGCCCCTATAGCCTCTGGAAGGGTTCCCTGATGCTCCAATAGTGCCCAAGAAAGGTCCTTATAGTTCCTATAGTGCCCAAGAAAGATTGCTACAGCCCTTATGGCACCTGGTAAGGGTCCCTATAGCTCTTATAGTGCCCAAGGATGATCCCTATAGCGTCCAAGGAAGGTTCCTATGGCCACTATAACCCCAGAAAAGGGGCCCCATAGCTCCTACAGAGCCCAAGAAGGTTCCTATAGCCCCTGGGAAGGGGCCCTATAGCTCCTACAGTGCCCAAGAAAGATCCCTATACCCCATACAGTGATCAAGAAAGATTTCTATAGCCTTCTATAGTGGCAGTAAGGAGTTCCTGTAGTCTCTATAGGGCTTGGGAAGGTCCCCATAGTGCCTATAGTGCCTGCAAAGGGCCCCTGTAGCCTTTATAGTGCTTGGGAAGGGTCCTTATAGGACTACGAGAGGTTCGTATAGGCCCTATAATGCCTAAAGAAGTTTTTTACAGCCATTACACCCCCAGAAAAGAGTGTCTATAGCGCCCATGGCACCTGGGAAGGGTCCCTATggcccccacaccccccccagcagGTCCCTATggcccccacaccccccccgtgGGCCCCTATggcccccatatcccccccagcaggtcccccacacaccccccagcaGGTCCCTATggcccccacaccccccccagcagGTCCCTATggcccccatatcccccccaGCAGGTCCCTatggcccccacccccccccgtgGGCCCCTATGGCCCCTATAGGGGCTCACCAGGTGGGGTCGATGACCTTGTACCACGGTGGGGGCAGCCCCTCCAGCCGCGAGGCCTCGTAGTCCACGTGGGCGTCGTCGTAGTCCTCCGCGATGATCTCCTCCTCTGGCTCTGCCGGGGGCGGGGCTAAGAGCTGgccacacccccagccccacccatGGCCCCACCCTAGCCCCAGCCTTGAGCCCTAACCCTGGTGCCTAGCCCCCCCGCTGTGCTCAGCCCCGCCCACACACCCCCAACCCGTGTCTGCCCCCGCCCCCTCAGCACTTAGCCACGCCCACAACCACATCCCAGCCCCTGGCCCCGCCTCCACCAATGCTAGGCCCCACCCCTCAGTGCTCAGTCCCACCCACAGCCACATCCCTAACCCATGTCTGGCCCTGCCCTTGCTCTTAGCCCCGCCCCCTCATCACATAGCCCCGCCCACACCCCGTCCCTGGAGCCCTAACCCAGCATTTGGCCCCACCCCTCACCACTTAGCCCCGCCCACAGTCCTAATGCTAATCTGTCTGGTCCCGCCCCTTCACTCGGCCCCGCCCCCTCAGTGCTCAGCCCCGCCCACAGCAACACCCCACCTCTGCAGCCCTACCCCCAGcgcctggccccgcccccccttGGCCCCGCCCCCGACGCCCTAACCCCACTgccgggccccgcccccacAGCACtccggccccgcccccaccACATCCCTAACCCCACTCCTGGGCCCCACCCCATGGCAAGCCCCGCCCCCAGGGCAGCGGAGCACCACCGGCACGCTCTGGccccctccagcctcccccgagccccgtgtccccccctccccccccccccgcgacGCGGCCCGCCCCTCACCGGGCTCCACGTGCTTGAGCAGCCCCCGCTTGGCCAGGCGGGACTGGAGGGCCACGGGCAGCGGCATCGcctgcgggggggggcgggggggggaatgGCACCGGGGAGCCCTCGGTGGTCCtgcagccccgcccccccgggaACCCCAGAACCCCGCCGGGACCCGCCCGGTAGCCCCGCGACCCCTCCGGGATCCCCCCACAGGAACACCTCCGGTAGCCCCAGGAACCCGCCGGGACCCTTCCGGGAACCCACACCGTAACCCCGGGACCCCGGCCCCCCAGGAACCCCGGAACCCCCCCCGGTAGCtccggagccccccccccccccccgggaacCCACACCGTAACCCCGGGACCCCGGCCCCCCAGGAACCCCGGAACCCCCCCCGGTAGCtccggagccccccccacccccggggaACCCACACCGTaaccccgggaccccccccgggaACCCCTCCGGTAGctccgagcccccccccccccccccccgggaacCCACACCGTaaccccaggaccccccggtACCACCTCCGGGAGCCCTCCGGTAAcctcaccccacccctcccggaAGTGCCCGTACCCACTTAGCCCCGCCCCCGTTACCCCGGTaacaaactgcccccccccccccccccccccttcccgccACTGACCGGACGCTCCGGCGCGATCGCGCTCCGCTTCTCGCCTCTCCGCCGGTCACGTGAACTACCGCAGCCAATCAGCACACTGGACGCCGCCGCTGCCGCGTGACGCACGCCCAGCCAATAGAGACGCGCGTTTTCTTTTACTCCGCGGCCAATCAACGCGCGGTCACGCGGAGGGGGCGGGGAGTACGCGAGAGAACCCTGTGAACGGCTGGGTGCTCCTTTATgggcgccgccatcttgggGGCAgggcgccgccatcttggggcagggcgccgccatcttggggcagggcgccgccatcttggggcagggcgccgccatcttggggcagggcgccgccatcttgggcagggcgggggtcccgggaggggaggggaagcgTCCCTGTCGGGCCCTCGGTGTTATTGTAGGGTCGCcgtttatttggggggggggggaacggaCGGACGGACCACAGACGccacttggggggggggggctcctgggggggggtGTATTTGGGGGGATCCCTTGCGGGGGGGCAGAGCCTCATTCACACCAGTAACACACCAATaactgcccccctccccccccccccccccccccatttttgggTGGGCCCAAATTTGCTATTTAAGGTTTgggaggttttttccaaccccATTTTTGGGTGGTGATGTCATCAGACGGCAATGATGTCATCAGGGagccacacaccccccccccccagggtcctgccttcctgcccaTGAGGTCACGAGGGCTGTGATGTCATCagcggggggcgggaggggccACACCCCTTTATTAAAGCTTCACAcacccaccccagcccaccACCCCCCGTCGGGGTCAGAGGTCGCCACGAGGGCAGAGGTCACAGTGCAGAGGTCAGAGGTCCCTGAGGAAGGTCGCAGCAAGaagcgcggggggggggagggggagggcagCGGGGTCAAAGTGCAAAGGTCACACCCACGtccaggggttggggggggaccCCTGAGGTGAAAGGTCAGAGGTCAAAAGTGCTCAGCAGTGTGCAAAGGTCAAGGTCCCAAGCGGAAGACAAGGCCTCAGGCAGAGGTCAAAGGTCCCAGGAGGCCTCAAGGTGGGGTTAAAGGTCAAGGGTCAGCACCAAGGGGGGTGCCCCAGGCGAGGTCAAAGGTCACCGTGAAGTCAAGACATCCCAAACGTCAAAGGTGGGAGCAGAGAGTTCAGAGGTCACCGGGAGGTCCCAGAGGGGTCAGAGGTCATGCACGGATTGGAGATGGTGGCAGAGGTCAAAGGCCACAGCAGAGGTCAGAGGTCGCCATGGAGGTCAAAGGCCGCAGTGGAGGTCAGGGAGAGGTCAGAGGTCGCTGCAGAGGTCAGGCACAGGTTGAAAGAACATGGTAGAGGTCAGGCAGAGGTCGGAGGTCACAGCGGAGGTCAGAGGTCGCTGGTGGAGGTCAGGCAGAGGTCGGAGGTCGCAGCTGGGGTCAGAGGTCACCAGCGGAGGGCGGGGCTCAGGCCAGGAGGCAGACCGCGGTcgcgggggggggcgccggggggggcgctggggggtaGGGGTGGGGCCGGGGGAGGCCCCGGGGGGGCGtaactgggggggggagggggatgggcTCCCCTAGGAAGAGCCCGTCgtccgaggaggaggaggaagaggaggaggacgaAGGCCAGCGGGGTCGGCTGCCCCTCCCCCGccgcaccccccgccccccccaaatTTGGGGCGTCGTCGGAAGCCacccggggggggtggggtccTCCCCcgcgcctgggtccccccagcgggggcggggagagggggaggggggtcgCGGAAGGTGACGCGGGGGGAGGGTCcgcggggggcagggggaggggtggcggggggggcgggggaggggcggggggggggcggcccccAGTTCAGGCATGGAGTGACGGTGCGGCCCCCCTCGGCGGAAACGGGGCTCGGTGCCtgcggggggaggggtggggggtggagtgaggggggggggctcccagtgccccccagtaccCTCCAGTGCCCCCCCCCATGGCTCCCAGTACCCCCCAGTAACCCTCCAGTGCCCCCCCATggctcccagtgtcccccaatgg comes from the Phalacrocorax carbo unplaced genomic scaffold, bPhaCar2.1 SCAFFOLD_431, whole genome shotgun sequence genome and includes:
- the FTSJ1 gene encoding tRNA (cytidine(32)/guanosine(34)-2'-O)-methyltransferase, whose amino-acid sequence is MRVAPALPLTASLPLPVASFVPLPPVPLRAPRCARESFFYSDLQKPTMGRSSKDKRDIYYRLAKEEGWRARSAFKLLQLDQRFQLFQGVQRAVDLCAAPGSWSQVLSRKLRGAPGSPVQVVAVDLQAMAPLPGVLQIQGDITKVSTAQEIQRHFEGQPADLVVCDGAPDVTGLHDLDEYIQAQLLLAALNITTHVLKKGGTFVAKIFRGKEVTLLYAQLRLFFPDVTCAKPRSSRNSSIEAFVVCRGYSPPEGYVPTMDNPLLDPDAGLALSQLSGPSRVIVPFVACGDLSAYDPDRTYPLQLAPEKPYSYVPPPAPPIAPPYARACFLRRHQRLAGGRGPSCEEEEGALCEEGPSCEEEEGALCKEGPSCEEEEGPLCEEGPLCEEGEGPSCEETRVQAPSCEEEEAPLCKEGPSRAEVSVRGPACEEEEEGPSCEDLCRLSLLG
- the PQBP1 gene encoding polyglutamine-binding protein 1 isoform X1, producing the protein MPLPVALQSRLAKRGLLKHVEPEPEEEIIAEDYDDAHVDYEASRLEGLPPPWYKVIDPTCGLPYYWNVESDLVSWLSPNDPNSVITKAAKRPKGGQAEPEEPPERGYEKEEPPRERRFHRRDELAPYPKSKKGSRKDEELDPMDPSAYSDAPRGTWSTGLPKRNEAKTGADTTAAGPLFQQRPYPSPGAVLRANAEASRGKE
- the PQBP1 gene encoding polyglutamine-binding protein 1 isoform X2, giving the protein MPLPVALQSRLAKRGLLKHVEPEPEEEIIAEDYDDAHVDYEASRLEGLPPPWYKVIDPTCGLPYYWNVESDLVSWLSPNDPNSVITKAAKRPKGGQEPEEPPERGYEKEEPPRERRFHRRDELAPYPKSKKGSRKDEELDPMDPSAYSDAPRGTWSTGLPKRNEAKTGADTTAAGPLFQQRPYPSPGAVLRANAEASRGKE